A window from Pirellulales bacterium encodes these proteins:
- a CDS encoding sugar phosphate isomerase/epimerase family protein — MPFGINLLLWTDRLHEGLLPVLEMLKQQGWDGVEVPIHDLSVDYRAWARHLDNLDLRRTASTVRTAADNPISADPKIRAAGVDATRRTLDCCQALEAEILMGPFHSALGEFTGCGRTEDEWRWGVESMRQVAQHADEVGVTLALEFLNRFECYFLNHTADMIQFVQAVNHPRCRMVFDTFHAHVEEKNSAAALRASAPYLEMVHVSENDRGTPGQGQIAWPEVFDALREMDFDGWLVVEAFGMALPAVQAATKIWRRMFESEEQLAHDALAHLKVGMRI; from the coding sequence ATGCCCTTTGGCATCAACCTGCTGTTGTGGACCGATCGGCTGCACGAAGGCCTGCTGCCGGTGTTGGAGATGTTGAAGCAGCAGGGCTGGGACGGCGTGGAAGTGCCCATTCACGATCTGAGTGTGGATTATCGTGCCTGGGCGCGGCACTTAGATAATCTCGATTTGCGGCGCACCGCTTCCACGGTTCGCACTGCGGCCGATAACCCCATTAGTGCCGATCCTAAAATTCGCGCCGCCGGCGTAGATGCTACCCGGCGCACGCTTGATTGCTGCCAGGCTTTGGAAGCCGAAATTCTGATGGGTCCCTTTCACTCGGCGCTGGGAGAGTTCACCGGCTGCGGCCGGACGGAAGACGAATGGCGCTGGGGTGTCGAAAGCATGCGGCAAGTGGCCCAACATGCCGACGAAGTGGGCGTAACACTGGCGTTGGAATTCTTAAACCGCTTCGAGTGTTATTTTCTGAACCATACGGCCGACATGATTCAATTTGTGCAGGCCGTCAATCATCCGCGCTGCCGAATGGTGTTCGACACGTTCCATGCCCATGTTGAAGAGAAAAATTCTGCCGCGGCCCTGCGGGCGTCTGCACCGTATTTGGAAATGGTGCACGTTTCGGAAAACGACCGCGGGACGCCGGGCCAGGGGCAAATCGCCTGGCCGGAAGTTTTCGACGCACTTCGAGAAATGGATTTCGACGGCTGGCTCGTGGTCGAGGCATTTGGCATGGCGCTGCCGGCAGTGCAAGCGGCCACCAAAATTTGGCGCCGCATGTTCGAATCGGAAGAAC